The Anaerotignum faecicola sequence TATGGCAAAACAGCGGGGAGTGATTCACCTCCCACGGCCCTTCGGCGGCCTTCAGTAACTCCTTGATCAGCCGGAGGCTCTGCTCCGTGTCTTCCTGATCGAGAGCGGCCTGCAGCGCAATTACCAGGCCGTTATAGTTCCACAGCCCCATCTGCTCCGCCACCACCTTCCAGCGCTCTCCTATGTCTGTGGCATCACCCGGACGGCCCTCTTTCACTGCGATTTCTGCCAGGCTTAAGAGGACACCCATAAGCTCATTCAGCCGCATCAGCAGCGTCCGCTCCATCAGACGGGCCGCCTCATCAAGCTTTTCCTGTCTGATGTATAGATTCGCCTGGATCTGGCGTTTGTCTGCG is a genomic window containing:
- a CDS encoding transcriptional regulator, whose product is ADKRQIQANLYIRQEKLDEAARLMERTLLMRLNELMGVLLSLAEIAVKEGRPGDATDIGERWKVVAEQMGLWNYNGLVIALQAALDQEDTEQSLRLIKELLKAAEGPWEVNHSPLFCHIPVYGAPETYTKQIIPPILYEFENSEKCSFLQDNREFKQLIEQYRKQMKDF